From a region of the uncultured Desulfatiglans sp. genome:
- a CDS encoding Selenoprotein B glycine/betaine/sarcosine/D-proline reductase (fragment) produces the protein MTGDYRVIPGDIKAGDLVMSHISTNYDRTGFQQDWNLVFPLDRLRELDAEGIIGAVADYHYSFMGAADPAEMEQAARNLAALLKGDDVDAALLVPV, from the coding sequence ATGACCGGGGACTACCGGGTGATCCCTGGAGACATTAAAGCCGGGGATTTGGTGATGAGTCACATCTCCACCAATTATGACCGCACCGGTTTTCAGCAGGATTGGAATCTCGTTTTTCCCCTGGATCGCCTCCGTGAGCTTGATGCCGAGGGGATTATAGGCGCTGTGGCCGATTACCATTATTCTTTTATGGGAGCTGCCGATCCGGCAGAGATGGAACAGGCTGCCCGAAACTTGGCCGCACTCCTCAAAGGAGACGATGTAGATGCAGCCCTTTTGGTGCCGGTCTGA
- a CDS encoding hypothetical protein (Evidence 5 : Unknown function), which translates to MANLGVNLHVCLCGDLQVTSAQALNFLDIGQTGTRPAGVGLSTRSV; encoded by the coding sequence TTGGCCAATCTCGGCGTCAATCTGCACGTTTGCTTGTGCGGCGACCTGCAGGTCACCTCCGCGCAAGCGCTTAATTTCCTTGATATTGGCCAAACCGGGACCCGCCCCGCAGGGGTGGGACTGAGCACGCGCAGCGTGTAA
- a CDS encoding hypothetical protein (Evidence 5 : Unknown function): protein MANIKEIKRLRGGDLQVAAQANVQIDAEIGQKDPVRMELSSIFRWYSEDFKDGIVGFFKQYAEGDLRSRLQKRGGEIEVEYLDYDWSLNGK, encoded by the coding sequence TTGGCCAATATCAAGGAAATTAAGCGCTTGCGCGGAGGTGACCTGCAGGTCGCCGCACAAGCAAACGTGCAGATTGACGCCGAGATTGGCCAAAAAGACCCTGTCCGGATGGAACTAAGCAGCATTTTCAGGTGGTATTCCGAGGACTTCAAGGATGGCATCGTCGGTTTTTTCAAACAGTATGCTGAAGGCGATCTCAGGAGCAGGCTACAAAAGCGGGGTGGAGAAATAGAGGTCGAATATCTCGACTACGACTGGTCTCTTAACGGAAAATAG